In one window of Macrotis lagotis isolate mMagLag1 chromosome 5, bilby.v1.9.chrom.fasta, whole genome shotgun sequence DNA:
- the LOC141490186 gene encoding LOW QUALITY PROTEIN: T-cell-specific guanine nucleotide triphosphate-binding protein 2-like (The sequence of the model RefSeq protein was modified relative to this genomic sequence to represent the inferred CDS: deleted 2 bases in 1 codon; substituted 1 base at 1 genomic stop codon), with amino-acid sequence MEFFTTALKYENLQSLASTFAPYYKMITNEYGGLLTEDTTTWIQSALKSGKIAEVASRIQYILEASKNASLNIAVTGESGSGKSSLINALXGIGHEEKDSASTGVVETTMKATPYEHPKYPNVKFWDLPGIRTPDFQPQTYLNQVQFDRYDFFIILSFSRFRNNDVKLVQEIRERKKNCFIRTMVDADLDNERRSKPKSFSKERILQKIRDYCLQNLYNLGMSEAPVFLVSNFDLSDYDFPKLEETLLRDLPAHKRHAFLLTLPHTSEAAIDRKVAAL; translated from the exons ATGGAGTTCTTTACTACTGCCCTCAAATATGAGAATCTTCAGAGCTTAGCCTCCACATTTGCACCATACTATAAAATGATAACCAATGAATATGGTGGTCTCTTGACTGAAGATACTACTACCTGGATCCAGtcagccttgaagtcagggaagATAGCAGAGGTGGCTTCCAGGATTCAATACATCCTGGAAGCATCAAAAAATGCCTCATTAAATATTGCTGTGACAGGGGAGTCTGGGTCTGGGAAGTCT TCTCTCATCAATGCCCTTTGAGGAATTGGGCATGAAGAAAAGGACTCTGCAAGCACTGGGGTAGTAGAGACCACCATGAAGGCTACTCCCTATGAGCACCCTAAATATCCTAATGTGAAGTTTTGGGACTTGCCAGGCATTAGGACCCCTGATTTCCAACCTCAGACTTATTTGAATCAAGTGCAGTTTGACCGCTATGATTTCTTCATTATCCTTTCATTTTCAAGATTCAGAAACAATGATGTGAAGCTGGTCCAGgagataagagaaaggaaaaaaaattgctttattaGGACTATGGTAGATGCAGATCTGGATAATGAAAGGAGGTCCAAACCCAAGTCCTTCTCTAAGGAAAGAATTTTGCAGAAAATAAGAGATTATTGCCTGCAAAACCTCTACAATCTAGGTATGAGTGAGGCCCCAGTCTTCTTAGTCTCCAACTTTGATTTATCTGATTATGACTTCCCAAAACTGGAGGAAACACTGTTAAGGGACCTCCCAGCTCACAAGCGCCACGCTTTTTTGCTAACCCTGCCCCATACTTCTGAGGCTGCAATTGACAGGAAGGTGGCTGCCCTATGA